A part of Nostoc sp. KVJ3 genomic DNA contains:
- a CDS encoding IS1380 family transposase: MTPNKNDCIPEQFIFEQVKSCPVVVNFNSEPVTSDAGLTLIAELDRKREITSRLAACFKDYREPNKIMHPVNGLIAQRIYGLIMGYEDVNDHETLRHDGIFALAVGKAINLEQEPITLAGKSTLNRIEHCPEDISSRADSRYHRIEHDASAIETLLVELFLESYRKPPRQITLDLDVTDDPVHGNQEKIFFNPYYRGYCYAPLYIFCGKHLLAAKLRASNVDPAEGGLGELQRVIKIIRSRWKEVKIIIRGDSAYSREDIMSWCESQTEIYYVLGLAQNNRLLQLSQSIQYRASQEYSGKIKHIVEFFETLFPPSPDLKNDAAIFVDNSVWYCSLDYQTLDSWSRHRRVVAKVEYSHKEVDTRFVVTSLPVNKIPPGRLYTQKYCPRGNMENCLKEQKLGLHSDRTSTHTFEGNQLRLWFASIAYILMNALREQCLAKTEFKNATVETIRTKLLKLGAVITIRKRRILIAISSACPYKEIFAMVYKSLSQLPCPG, encoded by the coding sequence ATGACCCCAAATAAAAACGATTGTATACCAGAACAGTTTATATTTGAACAAGTAAAGTCATGTCCAGTTGTAGTTAATTTCAATAGTGAGCCTGTAACATCTGATGCAGGATTAACATTAATTGCGGAACTAGATAGAAAAAGAGAAATAACATCACGGCTGGCAGCATGTTTTAAAGATTACCGAGAGCCAAACAAAATTATGCATCCAGTTAATGGCTTAATTGCACAAAGAATATATGGCTTAATCATGGGCTATGAAGATGTAAATGACCATGAAACTCTACGCCATGATGGAATATTCGCACTGGCAGTAGGAAAAGCAATTAATTTAGAACAAGAACCAATTACTCTGGCCGGAAAAAGTACCTTAAATCGGATCGAGCATTGTCCAGAAGATATCTCTTCAAGAGCAGATAGTCGATATCACCGTATTGAACATGATGCATCAGCCATAGAAACACTCCTAGTTGAGCTATTTTTAGAATCTTATCGAAAGCCGCCACGACAGATAACTTTAGATTTAGATGTTACCGATGACCCCGTACATGGTAATCAAGAAAAAATATTTTTTAATCCTTATTATCGAGGGTATTGTTATGCGCCACTTTATATTTTCTGCGGGAAACATTTACTTGCGGCAAAGCTTCGTGCGTCTAATGTTGACCCTGCGGAAGGAGGATTAGGAGAATTACAAAGAGTAATAAAAATAATCCGCTCACGATGGAAAGAGGTGAAAATTATTATTCGTGGGGATAGTGCTTATTCGAGAGAAGATATAATGAGTTGGTGTGAATCTCAAACTGAAATTTATTATGTATTGGGACTCGCTCAAAATAATAGGCTACTCCAGCTATCTCAATCAATTCAGTATCGCGCATCCCAAGAATATTCAGGAAAAATTAAACATATAGTCGAGTTTTTTGAAACCTTATTTCCTCCATCACCAGATTTAAAGAACGACGCAGCAATATTTGTTGATAACTCAGTTTGGTATTGCTCTCTTGACTACCAAACTCTAGATAGTTGGAGCCGTCATCGTCGTGTTGTCGCCAAAGTTGAATATAGCCATAAAGAAGTTGATACTCGCTTTGTAGTCACTTCGCTCCCTGTTAATAAAATCCCGCCAGGGCGACTTTATACTCAAAAGTACTGCCCGCGCGGGAATATGGAAAATTGTTTAAAAGAACAAAAGCTCGGGTTACATAGTGATAGAACAAGTACCCATACGTTTGAAGGAAATCAATTACGTTTGTGGTTTGCGTCTATTGCTTATATTTTGATGAATGCTCTACGAGAACAATGTTTAGCAAAGACGGAATTTAAAAATGCAACTGTTGAGACTATACGCACAAAATTATTGAAGCTAGGAGCCGTCATTACTATCAGGAAACGACGAATTTTAATCGCAATTAGTAGTGCCTGCCCTTATAAAGAGATTTTCGCAATGGTTTATAAGAGTTTATCTCAATTACCTTGCCCTGGCTGA
- a CDS encoding class I SAM-dependent methyltransferase has translation MKQDDRYTLATGELGAHRLSILNTIHKPYTEFLLQRFGLEPGMVVADIGCGTGNVSNWLAQQVGYSGWVFARISHKA, from the coding sequence ATGAAGCAAGATGACCGCTATACACTGGCCACTGGGGAATTAGGCGCACATCGGCTTTCAATCCTCAACACAATTCACAAACCCTACACTGAATTTTTATTGCAGCGATTTGGGCTTGAGCCAGGAATGGTAGTAGCTGACATTGGTTGCGGTACGGGGAATGTTTCTAACTGGCTGGCTCAACAAGTTGGCTATAGTGGCTGGGTCTTTGCCCGGATTTCTCACAAAGCTTGA
- a CDS encoding AAA family ATPase gives MISSLRLLNFKAFENQLVEFKSLTLLSGYNSTGKSSVLQALSLLHQSYQQNLLQNTGLLLNGNLVNIGTANDALYENAKQDYVGFELSLKNGTKGTWYFKYNSLEREANFLESGFNSVDANVYHSRIFSKEFHHLQSERATVASGILNYQTRKLKQIGALGEYTAHFLYTYGNQPIPIAELAHPQAKSINLIDQVEAWMGEISSGLRLQVNAYLDMDLVNLKFSEHIGYGITYVLPIIVAILASSPGALILIEHPETGLHLQAQTKLGKLLALAANCGVQVVVETHSDQILNSIRLAVHGGKIEPEDVQLHYFQRQENQGQAFIKVVSPRIDKDGRIDRWPDGFFDEWENSLIVLLEPVKP, from the coding sequence ATGATTAGCTCATTACGGCTGCTAAATTTTAAAGCATTTGAGAATCAATTAGTTGAATTCAAATCGCTTACTCTACTCTCTGGTTATAATAGCACTGGTAAATCCTCTGTGTTGCAAGCACTATCACTGCTGCATCAATCTTACCAGCAAAATTTACTACAAAACACTGGCTTATTGCTCAATGGTAACTTGGTAAATATTGGTACAGCTAATGATGCTTTGTATGAAAATGCCAAACAAGACTACGTAGGATTTGAGCTTAGTTTAAAAAACGGAACTAAAGGAACATGGTACTTTAAATACAACTCATTAGAGAGAGAAGCAAATTTTTTAGAGAGTGGATTCAACTCTGTTGATGCCAATGTTTATCATTCAAGAATTTTTAGTAAAGAATTTCATCACCTTCAATCAGAACGTGCAACAGTTGCATCAGGAATCTTAAATTACCAAACGCGAAAGCTTAAACAAATTGGTGCGCTTGGTGAATATACAGCACATTTTCTCTACACTTATGGTAATCAACCAATCCCTATCGCCGAACTCGCTCACCCGCAAGCAAAATCAATAAATTTGATAGACCAAGTTGAGGCATGGATGGGAGAAATAAGTTCTGGTCTACGCCTCCAAGTTAACGCATATCTAGATATGGATTTGGTTAACTTAAAATTTAGTGAACATATTGGATACGGTATTACCTACGTTCTACCAATTATCGTAGCAATTCTAGCATCCAGTCCAGGTGCGTTAATTCTGATTGAACACCCAGAAACCGGACTCCATCTTCAAGCACAAACAAAGTTGGGTAAGCTGTTAGCACTGGCTGCTAACTGTGGTGTTCAAGTTGTGGTAGAAACTCATAGCGACCAGATTTTAAACAGCATTCGTCTTGCTGTGCATGGTGGTAAAATTGAGCCTGAAGATGTGCAGTTACATTACTTTCAACGTCAAGAAAACCAAGGTCAAGCTTTTATTAAAGTTGTGTCACCACGCATTGATAAAGACGGCAGAATTGACCGATGGCCTGATGGGTTCTTCGATGAATGGGAAAACAGTTTAATAGTTTTATTAGAACCTGTAAAACCATAA
- a CDS encoding HNH endonuclease domain-containing protein, whose translation MIESKFLAIDPKLEDYWRAIILFGKNVACYKFALAKSLLELALQGKTTITLEELAEPYSRYVVEHIQKCDTQHQKTDRPYPFIEACRQFKAGAIARNELLEITRNKGFDVVLGAFHNVGSGQVPVSFYDKPRKRKEIIVKDELFKLLETEQFHNLLPEVDARWQLVETAWDLDISRNLLTVNYDSAQQLLFTFGEGKRRVDITSCRNALNGYQKGKCFYSFADISIEARSKNLTDVDHFFPHSLNEFIPNIDGVWNLVLSSTECNRGEGGKFDRLPDTKYLERLYNRNEFLITSNHPLRETLIQQTGNTEEKRHYFLQSMYNTAQTLSGTGRNDGWKSKFEYPVTF comes from the coding sequence ATGATCGAGTCAAAGTTTTTGGCAATTGACCCGAAGCTAGAGGATTACTGGCGGGCAATTATATTGTTTGGTAAAAACGTTGCTTGTTATAAATTTGCGTTGGCAAAGTCATTGTTAGAATTAGCACTACAGGGTAAAACTACTATCACCTTGGAAGAGTTAGCAGAACCGTATTCACGTTATGTAGTTGAACACATACAGAAGTGTGATACGCAACATCAAAAAACTGACCGCCCGTATCCTTTTATTGAGGCGTGCCGACAGTTTAAAGCGGGTGCGATCGCACGGAACGAATTGCTTGAGATAACGAGGAACAAAGGATTTGATGTGGTGTTGGGTGCGTTCCACAATGTTGGATCTGGACAAGTACCCGTAAGCTTTTACGACAAGCCCAGGAAGCGCAAAGAGATTATTGTTAAGGATGAATTATTTAAGTTATTAGAAACTGAGCAATTTCATAACTTATTGCCGGAAGTAGATGCAAGGTGGCAACTTGTAGAAACTGCTTGGGATTTAGATATTTCACGCAATCTCCTGACTGTAAACTACGACTCAGCCCAACAGTTGCTATTTACGTTTGGCGAAGGCAAGCGGCGGGTAGATATTACCTCATGCCGGAATGCCCTCAACGGCTATCAAAAAGGTAAGTGCTTTTACTCATTTGCAGATATTTCGATTGAGGCACGTTCTAAAAACCTAACTGATGTAGACCATTTCTTTCCTCACTCTTTGAACGAATTTATACCAAACATCGATGGTGTATGGAATTTGGTGCTGTCATCCACAGAATGTAACCGAGGCGAAGGGGGAAAATTTGATAGGCTCCCTGACACCAAATATTTAGAACGCCTGTACAATCGCAACGAATTTTTGATTACCAGCAACCATCCTCTACGCGAAACGCTTATTCAACAAACGGGTAACACGGAAGAAAAACGGCACTATTTTTTGCAGTCCATGTACAATACAGCACAAACACTTTCAGGAACTGGACGTAATGATGGCTGGAAATCAAAGTTTGAATATCCGGTAACGTTCTAA
- a CDS encoding HNH endonuclease, whose translation MTKNLAYYVNKFANLRVSRSSGVAPNKPILLLSIIELISQGEIRRNQIPLSAELIATFLKLWSHLEPVRKPDIGQPFFYLRSDGFWHFQPNLGFELTVTSKAKIVTPGAIRQAVEYAYLDDELWSLLQNESHRTVLTHTLINSWFNERTQDIESLLQVNAFAELQDQLQRSGGKVYQPEELEDEQAVIVRDGAFRKIVVSTYNQRCAFCGLQILDINAQNIVDGSHIKPFSQFYDDRINNGLSLCKNHHWAFDRFWFTINDDYTIIVADNLREDSPNAKPMREFRGDRIILPSQQQYYPRLDSLQWHREEFSRRAA comes from the coding sequence ATGACGAAAAATCTCGCCTACTACGTCAATAAGTTTGCCAATCTCAGGGTATCCCGTTCTAGTGGGGTTGCACCGAATAAACCCATTTTGCTGCTGTCAATTATCGAGCTGATAAGCCAGGGGGAGATTAGGCGAAACCAAATTCCTTTATCGGCTGAACTCATTGCCACATTTCTTAAACTTTGGAGTCACCTGGAGCCAGTACGCAAACCAGATATTGGGCAACCGTTTTTTTACCTTAGAAGCGATGGCTTTTGGCATTTCCAACCCAATCTCGGATTTGAATTAACGGTTACATCTAAAGCAAAAATTGTTACTCCTGGGGCTATTCGGCAGGCAGTTGAGTACGCCTACCTTGATGATGAACTCTGGTCACTGCTGCAAAACGAGAGCCATCGCACTGTACTAACCCACACACTCATTAATTCGTGGTTTAACGAGCGTACACAGGATATAGAGTCATTATTGCAAGTTAATGCCTTTGCTGAACTACAAGACCAGTTGCAACGCTCCGGTGGTAAGGTCTACCAACCAGAGGAATTAGAAGATGAGCAAGCTGTAATTGTGCGAGATGGTGCTTTTCGCAAAATTGTAGTTTCAACTTACAACCAACGCTGCGCGTTTTGCGGGTTACAGATACTCGATATTAATGCTCAGAATATCGTTGACGGCTCACACATCAAACCATTCTCCCAGTTCTACGACGACCGCATCAATAACGGGCTGTCACTGTGCAAAAATCATCACTGGGCATTTGACCGCTTTTGGTTTACTATCAACGACGATTACACCATTATTGTTGCTGACAACCTGCGGGAAGATTCACCCAACGCCAAGCCGATGCGAGAATTTAGGGGCGATCGCATTATCTTACCCAGTCAGCAGCAGTATTATCCTAGACTTGATTCTCTACAATGGCATCGTGAAGAGTTTTCGAGACGAGCGGCGTAA
- a CDS encoding YjbH domain-containing protein has translation MTKKPRGWFNEIVIRPVVHVDGYESYEKMCGIVAEFYYSSEEQKLLRQLRTNPKDSRYITLYTLFKVGQAKCPAYWVNNDLLSALMQSHLDIEVENLQWAMKTGFFMLPKGVILSPEKRSIDTIFWHCDTSEDLLYWAAIDRDTVFCRRLKISDNLKKFTYTDTQDFNPQVVTDFNQYLQSIFLRLILIMECRPELVDTTSELVRVNRGFGKAQAQDFYQPLWLGLGYRLKREGTKSSEGSSGTHGTKSVHWRRGFLRNQPYGEGRQQRKLVWIEPVLVMGGKE, from the coding sequence ATGACTAAAAAACCTAGAGGTTGGTTTAATGAAATTGTTATTCGTCCCGTTGTTCATGTAGATGGTTACGAAAGCTATGAAAAGATGTGCGGTATTGTTGCAGAATTTTATTACTCTTCGGAGGAACAAAAGCTACTGCGCCAACTAAGAACTAACCCCAAGGATTCAAGGTATATTACCCTCTACACGCTTTTTAAAGTAGGGCAAGCCAAATGCCCTGCTTATTGGGTAAATAATGATTTATTAAGCGCATTGATGCAATCACATTTAGATATTGAAGTTGAAAATTTGCAGTGGGCAATGAAAACAGGATTTTTTATGTTGCCCAAGGGTGTAATTCTTTCCCCAGAAAAACGTAGTATTGATACAATTTTTTGGCATTGTGATACATCTGAGGACTTACTTTATTGGGCTGCAATAGATAGGGATACCGTTTTTTGCCGCAGATTGAAAATTAGCGATAACTTAAAAAAATTTACATATACTGACACTCAAGATTTCAATCCCCAAGTAGTTACAGATTTTAATCAATATCTACAATCAATTTTTCTACGATTAATTTTGATAATGGAGTGCCGCCCTGAACTTGTAGATACAACCAGCGAACTAGTCAGGGTGAATAGGGGTTTTGGCAAAGCGCAAGCGCAAGATTTTTATCAACCACTTTGGCTTGGACTTGGATATCGACTCAAGCGTGAAGGAACGAAAAGTAGTGAAGGCAGTAGCGGTACACATGGTACTAAGAGCGTCCATTGGCGCAGAGGCTTTTTACGTAATCAACCTTATGGCGAAGGCAGACAGCAAAGAAAACTAGTTTGGATTGAGCCAGTTCTAGTAATGGGTGGAAAAGAATGA
- a CDS encoding DUF262 domain-containing protein: MNSDDEINAKYESSQDRLIQEIDRIKLPALVEKIRSNPNYMRIDNYSQSAVDWDDVKKSQLIESFIINFPVMPIVIYEKSYHTYKVIDGKQRLKAIVDFYSNQLILSGLEVKTELNGCTYATLPYHAKTVLNRHCLSLITVMPSEDASPEGIAKIIEIIAERLN, encoded by the coding sequence ATGAACTCTGACGATGAAATTAATGCCAAATATGAATCTAGTCAAGACAGATTAATTCAAGAAATTGACAGGATAAAGCTACCAGCCTTAGTTGAAAAAATTAGGTCTAATCCTAATTACATGAGGATTGATAATTATAGTCAATCTGCTGTGGATTGGGATGATGTTAAAAAATCCCAGTTAATTGAATCTTTTATTATTAATTTTCCTGTAATGCCAATTGTTATCTATGAAAAGTCATATCATACATACAAAGTTATTGATGGCAAACAAAGGTTAAAAGCAATTGTCGATTTTTACAGTAATCAATTAATTTTGAGCGGACTAGAAGTTAAGACAGAACTAAATGGATGCACTTATGCTACTCTTCCATATCATGCAAAGACAGTGCTGAATCGCCATTGTCTATCTTTGATAACTGTTATGCCTTCAGAGGATGCCAGCCCCGAAGGAATAGCAAAAATCATAGAGATTATTGCAGAACGCCTTAATTAA
- a CDS encoding endonuclease NucS domain-containing protein: protein MLAGAALRKTGSSWEFASEAALEDFVWDNLQQLSGLKPLKRQYAVKGEICDILALNETRQLVILELKNTEDRYVVQQLTRYYDNLLDEKPFPEQIDYSQPVRLLAIAPSFHKHNLIDRKHTKLIVDFLQVTVAQINQDFHLQLQDTDTNQTWSIPIPYQKLDISSTSSNIPDPPQLLLDWLGACTGEEQQAIIKLREKILSFDERIKEEIEGRNTIRYGRVKAKPVAELCYQSKTRKLIIFLWLPVPSSLFGNSKEVIGRIRLWTDGASVTDVGHVPEGLGKMKLQSQWDAVPREKRPHLMQSLSYKSLIPVPINWYSNLRDACKISNSLESLADLALSKWLART from the coding sequence ATGTTAGCTGGTGCAGCACTACGTAAAACAGGTTCTAGTTGGGAATTTGCATCAGAAGCAGCATTAGAAGATTTTGTTTGGGATAACCTACAGCAATTATCAGGCTTAAAACCTTTAAAACGACAATATGCTGTTAAGGGCGAAATCTGCGATATCTTAGCACTTAACGAAACGAGACAATTAGTAATTTTAGAACTCAAAAATACTGAAGATAGATATGTTGTCCAGCAACTAACTCGCTACTACGACAACTTACTAGACGAAAAACCATTTCCAGAGCAAATTGATTACAGTCAGCCTGTGCGTTTACTTGCGATCGCACCCTCATTTCACAAACATAATCTAATTGACCGCAAACACACAAAGTTGATAGTTGATTTTTTACAGGTTACTGTTGCCCAGATTAATCAAGACTTTCACTTACAACTGCAAGATACTGATACTAATCAAACTTGGTCAATTCCGATTCCCTATCAGAAACTTGATATTAGCAGTACATCAAGCAATATTCCAGACCCACCGCAATTACTTTTAGATTGGCTTGGTGCTTGCACTGGGGAGGAACAACAAGCAATTATCAAACTTAGAGAGAAAATTCTTAGTTTTGATGAGCGAATCAAAGAAGAAATTGAAGGTAGGAATACTATTAGATATGGCAGAGTTAAAGCTAAACCAGTAGCCGAACTATGCTATCAATCTAAAACTCGCAAGCTGATTATATTCCTGTGGTTGCCTGTGCCAAGTTCATTATTTGGTAATAGTAAAGAAGTGATTGGCAGAATTAGATTATGGACAGACGGTGCTTCTGTTACTGATGTTGGTCATGTGCCGGAAGGCTTGGGCAAGATGAAGCTACAATCCCAATGGGATGCTGTGCCACGAGAAAAACGACCTCATTTGATGCAAAGTCTTTCATATAAATCATTAATCCCTGTTCCAATTAACTGGTATAGCAACTTGCGGGATGCTTGTAAAATTTCTAATTCGTTAGAATCACTAGCAGATTTAGCACTTTCCAAGTGGTTGGCAAGAACTTAA
- a CDS encoding Hsp20/alpha crystallin family protein: MLVRYNPWQELNALERHINGLFGDTRVPSARLEKGFIKVPAAELQETDDALHLKLELPGLEAKDLDIQVTQDAVHISGERKSQTKTEEKGATRSEFYYGKFQRVIPLSVRIQNTNVTADYKDGILNLTLPKAEEEKNKVVKVNLEQPAA; this comes from the coding sequence ATGCTAGTTCGTTACAACCCCTGGCAAGAATTGAACGCTTTAGAACGTCACATCAACGGCTTATTTGGAGATACCAGAGTACCATCTGCACGGCTTGAAAAAGGCTTTATCAAAGTTCCGGCTGCTGAGTTGCAAGAAACTGATGATGCTCTGCATTTGAAGCTAGAACTGCCAGGACTTGAAGCTAAAGACTTAGATATTCAAGTCACCCAAGATGCTGTTCACATTAGTGGTGAGCGCAAGTCCCAAACTAAAACCGAAGAAAAGGGTGCTACAAGAAGTGAATTCTACTATGGTAAATTTCAACGTGTAATTCCTCTATCTGTTCGGATTCAAAACACCAATGTCACCGCAGATTATAAAGACGGTATCTTGAATTTGACATTGCCAAAAGCTGAAGAAGAAAAGAACAAAGTTGTCAAGGTTAATCTGGAACAACCTGCTGCATAG
- a CDS encoding hydrogenase maturation nickel metallochaperone HypA: MSDNFPFQNPEQLHQWHQGIKDANRNNIFCHCRTCGYEWMDSAFDVTCIQCSSKDVESISSWQFPDD; the protein is encoded by the coding sequence ATGTCTGATAATTTTCCTTTTCAAAATCCTGAGCAACTACATCAATGGCATCAGGGTATAAAAGATGCCAACCGCAATAATATTTTCTGCCACTGTCGTACTTGCGGTTATGAGTGGATGGATTCAGCATTTGATGTTACTTGTATTCAATGCAGTAGCAAAGATGTAGAAAGTATTTCATCTTGGCAGTTTCCCGATGACTAA
- a CDS encoding GIY-YIG nuclease family protein: protein MSADALLKWKSQIFEYQQRVRESKPMQQTALFDIAPKHCDPDRIDPLQLQVRSLSFWRMPADSPGDACLYFIVDSATGLILYVGETCRSNKRWKGIHACKDYIASYQDLHYRYEMKTAVNIAFWWDAPVDRRARQELELSLILKWRSPFNKEMWERWGQPFG, encoded by the coding sequence ATGAGTGCTGATGCTTTGCTGAAGTGGAAATCTCAGATTTTTGAGTATCAGCAACGGGTAAGGGAGAGCAAGCCAATGCAGCAGACGGCGTTATTTGATATTGCACCAAAGCACTGCGACCCAGACCGGATTGATCCGTTGCAGTTACAGGTGCGATCGCTCTCTTTTTGGAGGATGCCAGCAGACAGCCCTGGCGATGCGTGTCTGTACTTCATCGTTGACTCTGCAACTGGCTTAATTTTGTATGTGGGTGAGACGTGCCGCTCTAACAAGCGCTGGAAAGGGATACACGCCTGCAAGGATTACATCGCCAGCTACCAGGATTTACATTATCGCTATGAGATGAAGACAGCAGTCAACATCGCGTTTTGGTGGGATGCTCCGGTTGACCGACGCGCACGGCAAGAGTTGGAATTGAGTCTGATTTTGAAGTGGCGATCGCCCTTCAACAAGGAAATGTGGGAGCGGTGGGGGCAACCGTTTGGGTAA
- a CDS encoding class I SAM-dependent methyltransferase, whose protein sequence is MFEQQPEDLRFHVKELATEALQKSEPSAWFEVLYTEAKGDTAKIPWAKLTPHPYLQDWLTNHEPFTSQQKALVIGCGLGDDAEALANLGFEVTAFDISPTAIAWCQERFPDSTVNYVVADLLAIPPQWHQAFDFVFECRNIQALPLNVRSWVISCVASLVAPGGILLLITRVRDTEAEPDGPPWPLSDSELKQFESLGLQQVEKLEFLESELDVKQVRIEYQRHNSLTSSGL, encoded by the coding sequence ATGTTTGAACAACAACCTGAAGATTTACGATTTCATGTCAAAGAGTTAGCAACAGAAGCTTTACAAAAATCAGAACCATCGGCATGGTTTGAAGTGTTATATACCGAAGCTAAAGGTGATACAGCAAAAATTCCTTGGGCAAAGTTAACTCCTCACCCTTATCTACAAGATTGGTTGACGAATCACGAACCATTCACCTCACAGCAAAAGGCGTTAGTTATTGGCTGTGGCTTGGGAGACGATGCCGAAGCTTTAGCAAATCTGGGGTTTGAGGTAACTGCCTTTGATATTTCACCGACAGCGATCGCTTGGTGTCAAGAGCGATTTCCTGATTCAACTGTCAATTATGTAGTTGCAGATTTGTTAGCAATTCCCCCACAATGGCATCAAGCTTTTGATTTTGTTTTTGAATGTCGTAATATTCAAGCTTTGCCGTTGAATGTACGTTCTTGGGTTATCTCCTGTGTTGCCTCGCTTGTTGCTCCCGGTGGCATACTTTTGCTGATTACTCGTGTTCGAGATACAGAAGCTGAACCGGATGGCCCACCTTGGCCATTATCAGACTCGGAACTCAAACAGTTTGAAAGTTTGGGATTACAGCAAGTAGAAAAACTTGAGTTTTTAGAATCTGAGCTTGACGTTAAGCAAGTGCGGATTGAATATCAAAGGCATAATTCTTTGACATCCTCTGGCCTCTAA
- a CDS encoding DNA cytosine methyltransferase, which produces MSKLTALDLCSGVGAGFPFAMLQLGFNLIGVSEIDEYCSGILSKRFPDVCNYGDVRSLPVRDIRKQWGEIDVVTASPPCQPFSVQGKRQGEDDPRDCFPAVKRAIESIRPKFFCIENVPGLLTCRRNPSSQTLYLQHFLRQVAKLGYDAEWLCVGSGHFASPYLRERLLLVGISRGVKLDWERATPWPEQARSTIETARTVSQRRGIKTGFPTQWLQSPALLPRPLGLPSRNATTRRMRQAAGNLFDPRVAAIALNRIVYLNSLCRDLYVSYQG; this is translated from the coding sequence ATGTCTAAACTTACAGCTTTGGATTTATGTTCTGGGGTGGGAGCTGGCTTTCCTTTTGCAATGTTACAACTCGGATTTAACCTCATCGGAGTCTCAGAAATTGATGAATACTGCTCAGGCATCCTCTCAAAACGGTTCCCCGATGTCTGCAACTACGGTGATGTGCGAAGTCTCCCAGTGCGAGATATCAGAAAACAGTGGGGAGAAATCGACGTTGTTACAGCTTCCCCACCATGTCAGCCCTTTTCAGTCCAGGGAAAGCGACAAGGAGAAGACGACCCCCGCGACTGTTTCCCCGCCGTCAAACGAGCAATTGAATCAATCAGACCCAAATTCTTCTGCATCGAAAATGTGCCAGGACTCCTCACCTGTCGTAGAAACCCCAGCAGTCAAACACTCTATCTTCAGCACTTCCTTCGTCAGGTTGCCAAGCTCGGCTACGATGCAGAATGGCTTTGTGTCGGCTCAGGACACTTTGCCAGCCCCTACCTTAGAGAACGGTTATTGCTGGTTGGAATCTCCAGGGGCGTTAAGCTCGACTGGGAAAGGGCGACCCCCTGGCCAGAGCAGGCAAGAAGCACAATTGAGACAGCACGGACTGTTAGCCAAAGGCGAGGTATTAAGACCGGATTTCCTACTCAATGGCTACAATCTCCCGCCCTCTTACCTCGACCCCTTGGATTGCCGTCCCGCAACGCAACTACTAGAAGAATGCGACAGGCAGCAGGAAATCTTTTCGATCCTAGAGTTGCAGCGATCGCCCTTAATAGAATCGTCTACCTCAACTCCCTGTGCAGAGACTTGTACGTTAGTTACCAGGGCTAA